The DNA window AGTGATCGTCCGGTTGATGATCTTTAGGAAGAGTCCAGCCGGGGTGATTGTACCGCCGGTCGAAAGCCCGTCGGGTATAGGAAGTTCGGTCGCGGATAGAAAGAGCAGGAAGTCGCGGAAAATAAACGCTCCGACCGAATTGACCTTGAAGAGGAACTGATCCTGTGCTATGTAAGTTGCAGGATGCTTATAGATCAAGGCGGTATGTTCAGGTTCAAACTCGAGGCGGGAGACTTCGTCAGGGTCGAGCGCCGAATGGAGGGTATGCTCGTCAAGGTGCAGTTCGCTGGTCAGATAGTGCCGTTCGGCATCGTCCGGCGTAGAGCAAATGATGCAGTTGAAGGGCGGCTCGTCAACCGGCTGGAGCCGTCGGTCGATGATACGATAGCGGCGGATCATTCCCGTCTCCGACGTTCATGAGGGATTGAACTTCACATGGTTGATAGAGTCAGGAGCGGCGAGTCCGCCTTATAGGGGCGGACTCGCTGGAGAGCAATATAGTCAACACCAGCAGGTGGCGCAAGCGCGCCTGCGGGCTATGACTCCTTGACGGCGCTGATCAGGTCCATCACCGCTTTCTTGCCATCGGAGAAGAACATCACCGCATTTTTGGCGGCGAAGAGCGGATTCGGAATGCCGGCAAAACCCGGCGAAAGGCTCCGCTTGATGACGACGACGTTCCGGCAGCGATCGACATCCAGGATCGGCATCCCGGCGATAGGCGAGTGGGGATCGGAGCGTGCTACCGGATTGACGGTGTCGTTGGCGCCGATGATGATGGCGACGTCGATCTCGGGCATCTCCGGGTTGATGTTGTCCATCTCGATCATCCGGTCGTAGGCGATGTTGGCTTCGGCGAGCAGGACGTTCATATGACCCGGCATCCGTCCGGCAACGGGATGAACGGCAAAGTCAACCCGCGTTCCGCGGGATTCGAGCAGATTGGCGAAGTCGCGAACCGCAAACTGCGCCTGAGCCACTGCCATCCCGTAGCCCGGAGCGATGATGACGCGGCGGGCGCCGTCGAGCAGCATCGCCACTTCCTCGGAACTTGCGGACTTCACTGTGGCATAGACCTCATCCGCTTTCGGGCCGGATGTCACCTCAGCACCAAAGCCGCCGAAGACGACGTTGGCCATCGAGCGGTTCATCGCTTTGCACATCACCTGGGTCAGGATCATCCCCGACGATCCGACCAGCGCCCCGGCAATGATCAGCCCGGTGTTGTTCAGGACGAATCCGGTCGCGCAGGCTGCAATGCCGGAATAGGAGTTGAGCAGGGTGATCACCACCGGCATATCGGCTCCACCGATAGGTATCACCAAAGTGATGCCCATGACGGACGCCAGAGCCACCAGGAACCAGTAGTTCCGCACCTGTTCGGGGTGCATCACCACCAGCACGCCGAGCACGATTGCAATCAGGGTCAGGACGGCGTTTGTTTGGTTGCGCGCCGGCAGCAGGACTGGCTTCTCGGTGATCACCCCCTGCAA is part of the Calditrichota bacterium genome and encodes:
- a CDS encoding NAD(P)(+) transhydrogenase (Re/Si-specific) subunit beta, whose protein sequence is MHHLFASGLFAGTGTLASNPPLLDAVIKIVYLLAAILFVYGIKGMTHPRTAVRGNLISGIGMLLAIVVTLLDRQILSFEVIIAGMVVGAGVGATLAAKTPMTGMPQMVALLNGFGGMASLLVAGAALFEALEPQTPPVTMQMAIATVATGLIGAVTFWGSLVAFAKLQGVITEKPVLLPARNQTNAVLTLIAIVLGVLVVMHPEQVRNYWFLVALASVMGITLVIPIGGADMPVVITLLNSYSGIAACATGFVLNNTGLIIAGALVGSSGMILTQVMCKAMNRSMANVVFGGFGAEVTSGPKADEVYATVKSASSEEVAMLLDGARRVIIAPGYGMAVAQAQFAVRDFANLLESRGTRVDFAVHPVAGRMPGHMNVLLAEANIAYDRMIEMDNINPEMPEIDVAIIIGANDTVNPVARSDPHSPIAGMPILDVDRCRNVVVIKRSLSPGFAGIPNPLFAAKNAVMFFSDGKKAVMDLISAVKES